A window of Pseudomonas mucidolens contains these coding sequences:
- a CDS encoding TPM domain-containing protein, giving the protein MGRRAWWLAALLLSWCLTAQAALDFPALTGRVVDNAQMIEPAVRERLSQQLQALEQTTGDQIVVVTVPDLQGLPIEDFGYQLGRHWGIGQKGKDNGALLIVARDERKLRIEVGYGLEGVLTDAQSWVIINQVITPAFKAGNFSKGISDGVAAMLQVVGGEPLAVPAHVADPDFASNNPVFSIGLFILLLVVLWLCNRMGLPVGAILLAILSSSGRGGGGDGGGGGGGGFSGGGGGFGGGGASGGW; this is encoded by the coding sequence ATGGGCCGGCGCGCTTGGTGGCTGGCGGCGTTACTGCTGTCCTGGTGCCTGACTGCCCAGGCCGCCCTGGACTTCCCGGCCTTGACCGGGCGGGTGGTCGATAACGCGCAGATGATCGAGCCGGCGGTGCGTGAGCGCCTGAGCCAGCAATTGCAGGCGCTGGAGCAAACCACCGGCGATCAGATCGTGGTGGTCACGGTGCCGGACCTGCAAGGATTGCCGATCGAGGATTTCGGTTATCAGTTGGGACGACACTGGGGCATCGGCCAAAAGGGCAAGGACAATGGCGCACTGCTGATCGTCGCCCGCGATGAGCGCAAGTTGCGCATCGAAGTCGGCTACGGCCTGGAAGGCGTACTCACCGATGCGCAGTCCTGGGTGATCATCAATCAGGTGATCACGCCGGCGTTCAAGGCGGGGAATTTCAGCAAGGGCATCAGTGATGGCGTTGCCGCCATGCTGCAGGTAGTGGGCGGTGAACCGCTCGCGGTGCCTGCCCATGTCGCTGATCCCGACTTTGCCAGCAACAACCCGGTGTTCTCCATCGGTCTGTTCATTCTGCTGCTGGTGGTGTTGTGGTTGTGCAATCGCATGGGCCTGCCGGTGGGCGCCATTTTGCTGGCCATTCTCAGCAGTAGCGGCCGTGGCGGTGGCGGTGATGGGGGCGGTGGCGGTGGCGGCGGATTCAGCGGCGGCGGCGGTGGTTTCGGCGGTGGCGGAGCTTCGGGCGGCTGGTAA
- a CDS encoding LemA family protein, protein MQAAHTLRWGWKAAALLLISTVLSGCGINKIPTLDEQVKAAWAQVQNQYQRRADLIPNLVEVVKGYAAHEQDTLTAVIEARAKATSIQVDASTLDNPEKLKQFQQAQEGLSGALSRLMVVSERYPDLKANQNFLALQSQLEGTENRISVARRDFIAAVQAFNTEIRTFPGRLWHSVMYSDLPIRANFEATSADADKAPQVKF, encoded by the coding sequence ATGCAAGCAGCACATACTCTTCGATGGGGCTGGAAAGCAGCAGCTCTGTTACTGATCAGCACCGTGCTGAGCGGTTGTGGCATCAACAAGATTCCGACCCTGGACGAGCAGGTCAAGGCGGCCTGGGCCCAGGTGCAGAACCAGTATCAACGACGCGCCGACCTGATCCCCAACCTGGTGGAAGTGGTCAAGGGCTACGCTGCCCACGAGCAGGACACCCTTACTGCGGTGATCGAAGCGCGGGCCAAGGCCACCTCGATCCAGGTGGACGCCAGCACCCTCGACAACCCGGAAAAACTCAAGCAGTTCCAGCAAGCCCAGGAGGGTTTGAGCGGTGCCCTCAGCCGTCTGATGGTGGTTTCCGAGCGTTATCCGGACCTGAAGGCCAACCAGAACTTCCTGGCCCTGCAATCGCAGCTTGAAGGCACCGAAAACCGTATCAGCGTCGCGCGTCGTGACTTTATCGCTGCGGTGCAGGCGTTCAATACCGAGATTCGGACCTTTCCTGGTCGTCTGTGGCACAGCGTGATGTACAGCGATTTGCCGATCCGCGCCAACTTCGAGGCTACCAGTGCCGATGCCGATAAAGCGCCGCAAGTGAAATTCTGA
- the bglX gene encoding beta-glucosidase BglX — MKKLCLLGLVATLASYPVIAETRPTALKDKDAFVSDLLRQMTLDEKIGQLRLISIGPEMPREMIRKEIAAGRIGGTFNSITRAENRPMQDAAMRSRLKIPMFFAYDVIHGHRTIFPISLALASSWDMDAIARSGRIAAKEAAADGLDITFAPMVDISRDPRWGRTSEGFGEDTYLVSRISEVMVKAFQGPSPAQADSLMASVKHFALYGAVEGGRDYNVVDMSLVKMYQDYLPPYHAAIKAGSGSVMVALNSINGIPATANTWLMHDLLRKEWGFKGLTVSDHGAIFELINHGVAKDGREAAKLAIKAGIDMSMNDQLYDKELPGLLKSGEIEQSDIDNAVREVLGAKYDMGLFADPYLRIGKAADDPADTYAESRLHRSEARDIARRSLVLLKNQNDTLPLNKSATIALVGPLAKAPIDMMGSWAAAGRPDQSVTLLDGMSHAIGTNGKVIYARGANITDDKAVVNYLNFLNFDAPEVVDDPRSAQAMIDEAVKAARQADVVVAAVGESRGMSHESSSRTDLNIPQSQRDLIKALKATGKPLVLVLMNGRPLSILEENQQADAILETWFAGTEGGNAIADVLFGDYNPSGKLPITFPRSVGQIPTYYNHLTIGRPFTPGKPGNYTSQYFDDTTGPLYPFGYGLSYTTFSLSDMALSSTTLNKTGKLEASVTLKNTGKVEGESVVQLYIQDVTGSMIRPIKELKNFQKILLKAGESRVVRFTITEDDLKFYNTQLKFAAEPGEFNVQIGLDSQDVQQQSFELL; from the coding sequence ATGAAGAAGCTGTGTTTGCTGGGCCTTGTTGCCACTCTGGCCAGTTACCCCGTTATCGCCGAGACCAGGCCCACTGCGCTTAAAGACAAGGACGCCTTCGTCAGCGATCTGCTCAGGCAAATGACCCTCGATGAAAAGATCGGCCAGTTGCGCCTGATCAGCATCGGCCCGGAAATGCCCCGCGAGATGATCCGCAAGGAAATTGCCGCCGGTCGCATTGGCGGTACCTTCAACTCCATCACCCGCGCGGAAAACCGTCCGATGCAGGACGCGGCCATGCGCAGCCGGTTGAAGATCCCGATGTTTTTCGCCTATGACGTGATTCACGGTCATCGGACGATTTTCCCTATCAGCCTGGCGCTGGCGTCGAGCTGGGACATGGACGCCATCGCTCGCTCCGGGCGCATCGCCGCCAAGGAAGCCGCCGCCGACGGCCTCGACATTACCTTTGCGCCAATGGTCGATATCTCCCGCGACCCGCGCTGGGGCCGCACCTCCGAAGGCTTTGGCGAGGACACCTATCTGGTGTCGCGCATCAGCGAAGTAATGGTCAAGGCCTTTCAGGGCCCAAGCCCGGCCCAGGCCGACAGCCTGATGGCCAGCGTCAAGCACTTCGCCCTGTATGGCGCGGTGGAAGGCGGTCGCGACTACAACGTGGTCGACATGAGCCTGGTGAAAATGTACCAGGATTACCTGCCGCCCTACCACGCGGCGATCAAGGCCGGTTCCGGCAGCGTGATGGTGGCGTTGAACTCGATCAACGGCATCCCGGCCACCGCCAACACCTGGTTGATGCACGACCTGCTGCGCAAGGAATGGGGTTTCAAAGGCCTGACCGTCAGCGATCACGGCGCGATCTTCGAGCTGATCAACCACGGCGTGGCCAAGGATGGGCGTGAAGCGGCCAAGCTGGCGATCAAGGCCGGTATCGACATGAGCATGAACGACCAGCTGTACGACAAGGAACTGCCCGGTCTGCTCAAATCCGGCGAAATCGAACAGAGCGACATCGACAACGCCGTGCGCGAAGTGCTGGGCGCCAAATACGACATGGGCCTGTTCGCCGACCCGTATCTGCGTATCGGCAAGGCTGCAGATGATCCGGCCGACACCTATGCCGAGAGTCGCCTGCACCGCAGCGAAGCGCGGGACATTGCGCGGCGCAGCCTGGTATTGCTGAAAAACCAGAATGACACTCTGCCGCTGAACAAATCCGCGACCATCGCGCTGGTGGGCCCGCTGGCCAAGGCGCCTATCGACATGATGGGCAGCTGGGCCGCCGCCGGCCGGCCCGATCAGTCGGTGACCCTGCTGGACGGCATGAGCCACGCCATCGGCACGAACGGCAAGGTGATCTACGCCCGTGGCGCCAACATCACCGACGACAAGGCCGTGGTGAACTACCTGAACTTCCTCAACTTCGACGCGCCGGAAGTGGTGGACGATCCGCGCTCGGCCCAGGCGATGATCGACGAAGCGGTGAAGGCTGCCAGGCAGGCTGACGTGGTGGTGGCCGCCGTGGGCGAATCTCGTGGCATGTCCCATGAATCCTCCAGCCGTACCGACCTGAACATCCCGCAAAGCCAGCGCGACCTGATCAAGGCGTTGAAGGCGACCGGCAAACCGCTGGTGCTGGTGTTGATGAACGGTCGTCCGCTGTCGATCCTTGAAGAAAACCAACAAGCCGATGCGATCCTGGAAACCTGGTTTGCCGGTACCGAAGGCGGCAACGCGATTGCCGATGTGCTGTTCGGTGACTACAACCCGTCGGGCAAACTGCCGATCACCTTCCCGCGCTCGGTGGGCCAGATTCCGACCTACTACAACCACCTGACCATTGGCCGGCCGTTCACGCCGGGCAAACCGGGCAACTACACCTCGCAGTATTTCGACGACACCACCGGACCGCTGTATCCGTTCGGTTATGGCTTGAGCTACACCACGTTCAGCCTGTCGGACATGGCGCTGTCGTCCACCACCCTGAACAAGACCGGCAAGCTTGAGGCCAGCGTCACCCTGAAAAACACTGGCAAGGTCGAGGGCGAAAGCGTGGTTCAGCTGTACATCCAGGACGTGACCGGCTCGATGATCCGGCCGATCAAGGAGTTGAAGAACTTCCAGAAGATCCTGCTCAAGGCCGGCGAGTCGCGGGTGGTACGCTTTACCATCACCGAGGATGATCTGAAGTTCTACAACACCCAGCTCAAGTTCGCCGCGGAACCGGGCGAGTTCAATGTGCAGATCGGGCTGGACTCGCAGGATGTGCAGCAGCAGAGCTTCGAGTTGCTCTGA
- a CDS encoding phospholipase D-like domain-containing protein: MKGAVFPWRSANQFELLIDGASFFPQMLVGIARAERQVELEMYLVEAGACAEAMVQALVQAAERGVRVRCLFDDYGSLAFTLSLRRRLIDAGVELRFYNRLRWRRGMRNLYRDHRKVLLIDQSVAVVGGTGVTDEFWNPGHDTCDWHEVMVQISGPLVQDWQALFDRQWLVNDERRAWKPDTHFGLPRLPKLPAMGPGLGRVAYADAAQHRDILQSLTRALHSGQRRIWLATPYFLPTWSVRRALRRAAGRGVDVRLLLTGPRTDHPSVRYAGHRYYPRLLKSGVKVFEYQPCFLHLKMVLVDDWVSIGSCNFDHWNLRFNLEANLEALDPALTLAVVDSFERDFAQSQLVSLETWKARPLWRRVKQRMWGWLDRLVVNLLNRRG, encoded by the coding sequence ATGAAAGGCGCGGTGTTTCCCTGGCGCAGCGCCAATCAGTTCGAACTATTGATCGACGGAGCGAGCTTTTTCCCGCAGATGCTGGTGGGCATCGCCCGGGCCGAGCGTCAGGTAGAACTTGAGATGTATCTGGTGGAGGCGGGCGCTTGTGCCGAGGCAATGGTCCAGGCGCTGGTGCAGGCGGCCGAGCGCGGTGTGCGGGTACGGTGCCTGTTCGATGATTACGGCAGCCTGGCGTTTACCCTCAGCTTGCGGCGGCGCTTGATCGATGCCGGTGTCGAACTGCGCTTCTACAATCGCCTGCGCTGGCGCCGTGGGATGCGCAACCTCTACCGTGATCACCGCAAAGTGCTGTTGATCGATCAGAGTGTCGCTGTCGTGGGTGGCACCGGGGTTACCGATGAGTTCTGGAACCCCGGGCACGACACCTGCGACTGGCATGAAGTGATGGTGCAAATCAGCGGCCCGCTGGTGCAGGACTGGCAAGCCTTGTTCGACCGCCAATGGCTGGTCAACGATGAGCGGCGCGCTTGGAAACCGGACACCCATTTTGGTCTGCCACGCCTGCCCAAACTGCCGGCGATGGGACCAGGGCTGGGTCGGGTGGCGTATGCCGACGCGGCGCAGCATCGCGACATCCTGCAGTCATTGACTCGCGCATTGCACAGCGGTCAGCGCCGTATCTGGTTGGCTACGCCGTATTTCCTGCCGACCTGGAGCGTACGCCGGGCCCTGCGCCGTGCCGCCGGACGCGGTGTCGATGTGCGCCTGCTGCTTACCGGCCCCCGTACCGATCACCCTTCGGTGCGTTATGCCGGGCACCGCTATTACCCGCGCCTGCTCAAGTCCGGGGTGAAAGTCTTCGAGTACCAACCGTGTTTCCTGCACTTGAAAATGGTCCTGGTGGACGATTGGGTGAGCATCGGTTCGTGCAACTTCGATCACTGGAATTTGCGCTTTAACCTGGAGGCTAATCTGGAAGCCTTGGATCCCGCGTTGACGCTGGCGGTGGTGGACAGTTTCGAGCGCGATTTTGCCCAGAGCCAGTTGGTCAGCCTGGAGACGTGGAAGGCCCGGCCGCTGTGGCGCCGGGTGAAGCAGCGGATGTGGGGCTGGCTTGATCGGTTAGTGGTCAACCTGCTGAACCGACGGGGCTGA
- a CDS encoding YceI family protein: MFNAALFKPLVLVLLAAVAVPAQAAWYLDNESSRLSFVTTKNTHISEVHRFLVLHGKVDGKGAAQLEVELESVNSGIPLRDERMRNQLFEIKTFPDALIKAQINLQPINDLASGAQLELVLPLSVTLHGKTKIYNAELLATRLDDRRFQVVTLEPLVLNAVDFDLLPGVTALRKLAGLETISLSVPVGAVLIFTAR; encoded by the coding sequence ATGTTCAACGCTGCTCTGTTCAAACCCCTGGTCCTCGTACTGCTGGCCGCCGTTGCCGTACCCGCGCAAGCGGCGTGGTACCTGGATAACGAGTCCTCACGCCTGTCATTCGTGACTACCAAAAACACCCACATCAGCGAAGTCCACCGCTTCCTGGTCCTGCACGGCAAGGTTGACGGCAAAGGCGCGGCGCAGTTGGAAGTCGAGCTGGAATCGGTCAACAGCGGCATTCCCTTGCGCGACGAGCGTATGCGCAATCAATTGTTCGAGATCAAGACATTTCCCGACGCCTTGATCAAAGCGCAGATCAACCTGCAACCGATCAACGACCTGGCCTCCGGCGCGCAATTGGAGTTGGTCTTGCCGTTGAGCGTGACGCTGCACGGCAAGACTAAAATCTATAACGCCGAACTGCTGGCGACCCGCCTGGACGACCGGCGTTTCCAGGTAGTGACCCTGGAACCGTTGGTACTGAACGCCGTCGACTTTGACCTGCTGCCCGGCGTCACGGCCCTGCGCAAACTGGCAGGCCTGGAAACCATCAGCTTGTCGGTGCCGGTGGGCGCGGTGCTGATTTTCACGGCTCGCTGA
- a CDS encoding amidase, with protein MIRRRPLSSVLLLLLLVLLGWIWHERLNLHAFPDIIGAYTAKEYCSCRYVQGLPADYCQGYVKQYVPTSAFADNPQKRVVTASGLGRTHSAQWLGERQGCRLFH; from the coding sequence ATGATCCGCCGCCGTCCGCTCAGCAGCGTCTTGCTCCTGTTGCTGCTCGTCCTGCTGGGCTGGATCTGGCATGAGCGCCTCAACCTGCACGCCTTCCCCGACATCATTGGCGCCTACACCGCCAAGGAATACTGCTCCTGCCGCTATGTACAAGGCCTACCGGCCGACTATTGCCAGGGATATGTGAAGCAATACGTGCCCACCAGCGCCTTCGCCGACAACCCGCAAAAGCGTGTAGTGACAGCCAGCGGATTGGGCCGTACCCACAGCGCGCAATGGTTGGGTGAGCGTCAGGGTTGTCGGTTGTTCCACTGA
- a CDS encoding serine hydrolase domain-containing protein: protein MVKGLLCVALLLFTATVFAEAWPTKDWSQGPQLSGPAVKALEDYAFAPRNEVTREGIRTDALLVIGDGQIIYERYAAPVTASTPHLTWSISKSLMATVLGVAYGEERFKLSDPVARFYPPMKQHPDITLADLLHWASGLDWQEDYEYAPLKSSVVAMLYTRGRADMAEFAANTESFSAPGQVFRYSSGDSNLVSAALKGMLGPKGYVDYPWAALFTPLGIRSATWESDANETFVASSYAYLSARDLARVGLLMARDGRWGERQLLPKAWVDFNRQPFEHYQAGQDEAVPGGHWWLNRGARGAARAWPDAPADTFAALGHWGQALYVLPDEGLVIVRYADDRDGSYRHNELLKRVLAAVARQVQP from the coding sequence ATGGTCAAAGGTCTATTGTGCGTTGCCTTGCTGCTCTTCACCGCTACGGTATTCGCCGAAGCCTGGCCGACAAAGGATTGGTCCCAGGGCCCGCAATTGTCCGGTCCCGCCGTCAAGGCACTGGAAGACTATGCTTTCGCGCCTCGAAACGAGGTTACCCGTGAAGGTATCCGCACCGACGCTCTGTTGGTGATTGGTGACGGTCAGATAATCTATGAGCGCTACGCCGCGCCGGTCACCGCCAGCACGCCGCACCTGACCTGGTCCATCAGCAAAAGCCTGATGGCCACGGTATTGGGCGTGGCTTATGGCGAGGAACGTTTCAAGTTGAGCGATCCGGTCGCTCGTTTTTATCCGCCGATGAAGCAACACCCGGACATTACCCTGGCTGACTTACTGCACTGGGCCTCTGGTCTGGACTGGCAGGAAGACTACGAATATGCCCCGCTGAAATCCTCAGTGGTGGCCATGCTCTATACTCGCGGCCGCGCCGATATGGCGGAATTTGCTGCCAACACCGAGTCCTTCAGCGCCCCCGGCCAGGTGTTTCGCTACTCCAGTGGCGACAGCAATCTAGTGTCCGCCGCGCTCAAAGGCATGCTCGGCCCCAAGGGTTATGTCGACTATCCCTGGGCGGCGTTGTTCACGCCTCTGGGCATTCGCAGCGCGACCTGGGAAAGTGATGCCAACGAAACCTTTGTCGCTTCGTCCTACGCTTACCTCAGCGCGCGCGACCTGGCACGCGTCGGCCTGCTAATGGCACGGGACGGACGTTGGGGCGAGCGGCAACTATTGCCCAAGGCGTGGGTGGACTTCAACCGCCAACCTTTTGAGCACTACCAGGCCGGCCAGGATGAAGCGGTCCCCGGCGGTCATTGGTGGCTTAACCGTGGTGCCCGAGGCGCAGCACGGGCCTGGCCAGATGCCCCGGCCGACACCTTCGCCGCCCTCGGCCATTGGGGTCAGGCGCTGTATGTCCTGCCCGACGAAGGCCTGGTGATCGTGCGCTACGCCGATGACCGCGACGGCAGCTATCGCCACAACGAATTGCTCAAGCGCGTACTGGCCGCGGTGGCTCGACAGGTACAGCCATGA
- a CDS encoding acyl-CoA dehydrogenase gives MPWHALLKRPDRLPAHPDLAEGYGALLQQLGSVTPFELAVQGARLMPTPGLAFLVGYQAALRALWPSAPHSLGALCATEQRSLRPLDMQTRLDDLRLTGRKDFVTAGDAAAWLLVAARCEAPDEKPRLSLAVVLAGDCGVRLEALPAIPLMPDISHGRVQLDHALCERLPGDGWDDYVKPFRTLEDIYVLSAMTAWLQGIAQECTWPRSVQLQLLALLAGCAEVSRQPTASAAGHVLLGGLFAQFEALKAQINQAMGSGPWAVMWQRDQGVLDLAATARAKRLERALSPTPH, from the coding sequence ATGCCTTGGCACGCTTTGCTCAAACGCCCCGACCGACTGCCTGCCCATCCCGACTTGGCCGAGGGCTATGGTGCTTTGTTGCAACAATTGGGGTCGGTCACGCCCTTTGAGTTGGCGGTACAGGGCGCGCGCCTGATGCCCACCCCAGGACTGGCTTTTCTGGTGGGTTATCAGGCGGCATTACGTGCGCTCTGGCCCAGCGCGCCCCACAGCCTGGGCGCCTTGTGTGCGACTGAACAGCGCAGCCTGCGTCCGCTGGACATGCAAACGCGCCTGGACGATCTGCGCCTGACCGGTCGCAAGGACTTCGTGACGGCTGGCGACGCGGCCGCCTGGTTGCTGGTGGCCGCTCGCTGCGAAGCGCCGGATGAAAAGCCGCGCCTGAGCCTGGCGGTGGTACTGGCCGGCGATTGCGGCGTGCGCCTGGAAGCGTTGCCCGCCATACCATTGATGCCCGACATCAGCCATGGTCGTGTGCAGCTTGATCATGCCTTGTGCGAACGCTTGCCGGGGGATGGCTGGGACGATTACGTCAAACCCTTCCGCACGCTTGAAGACATCTATGTGCTCAGCGCCATGACCGCCTGGCTGCAGGGCATTGCTCAGGAATGCACCTGGCCTCGCAGCGTGCAACTGCAGCTCCTGGCGTTGCTGGCCGGTTGCGCTGAAGTCAGTCGCCAGCCAACGGCATCGGCGGCGGGGCATGTGTTGCTGGGAGGATTGTTTGCCCAGTTCGAGGCGCTGAAAGCGCAGATCAATCAAGCCATGGGTAGCGGGCCATGGGCTGTGATGTGGCAGCGTGACCAAGGTGTTCTGGACCTGGCCGCTACGGCACGGGCCAAGCGCCTGGAAAGAGCCTTGAGCCCGACACCTCACTGA
- the olsB gene encoding L-ornithine N(alpha)-acyltransferase — protein sequence MTQIARISDTGNERRLQAERLIGAQALQEAQALRFTVFSGEFNAKLKGAEQGLDMDDYDVHCSHIGVRDLNTGRLVATTRLLDHQAASTLGRFYSEEEFSLHGLLHLQGPILEIGRTCVDPAYRNGGTIAVLWGELAEVLNQGGYSYLMGCASIPMHDGGIQAHAIMQRLRERYLCNEHLRAEPKKPLPSLDLPSNVIAEMPPLLKAYMRLGAKICGEPCWDEDFQVADVFILLKRDELCPRYARHFKAAM from the coding sequence ATGACTCAGATCGCCCGCATCAGCGACACCGGCAATGAACGCCGCCTGCAAGCCGAACGCCTGATCGGCGCCCAGGCTTTGCAGGAAGCCCAAGCCTTGCGTTTCACCGTTTTCAGTGGCGAGTTCAATGCCAAGCTGAAAGGCGCGGAACAAGGCTTGGACATGGATGACTATGATGTTCACTGCAGCCACATTGGCGTACGGGACTTGAACACCGGTCGATTGGTGGCCACCACCCGCCTGCTGGATCATCAGGCGGCCAGCACCCTGGGCCGATTCTACAGTGAAGAAGAGTTCAGCCTCCACGGTCTGCTGCATTTGCAGGGGCCCATCCTGGAAATCGGCCGTACCTGCGTCGACCCGGCCTACCGCAACGGCGGCACCATCGCCGTGCTGTGGGGAGAATTGGCCGAAGTCCTCAACCAGGGCGGCTACAGCTACCTGATGGGTTGTGCGAGCATCCCGATGCACGACGGCGGCATCCAGGCCCACGCGATCATGCAACGCCTGCGCGAACGCTATCTGTGCAACGAGCACCTGCGAGCCGAACCGAAAAAACCGCTGCCGAGCCTGGACTTGCCGTCCAACGTCATCGCGGAAATGCCGCCGCTGCTAAAAGCCTATATGCGCTTGGGCGCAAAAATCTGCGGCGAACCGTGCTGGGACGAAGATTTCCAGGTGGCCGACGTGTTCATTCTACTCAAGCGTGACGAGCTGTGCCCACGCTACGCCCGCCACTTCAAGGCAGCCATGTGA
- a CDS encoding lysophospholipid acyltransferase family protein translates to MNRLRVYGRIARVLLVVALGLSMATVFGLFERMGFANSMIRRQRWSRFFMSRLTNALPFRVSVHGELPQQPMLWVSNHVSWTDIPLLGMITPMSFLSKAEVRTWPVAGWLAAKAGSLFIRRGAGDSQLIRKQMTRHLEQQHPLLMFPEGTTTDGRTLRTFHGRLLASAIDAEVSLQPVAIRYLRDGQIDPLAPFIGDDDLLSHLMRLFGNDQGDVEIHLLKPIACAGQERAALAYQAQQAVQKALFGPLPETQQMPGRPAFAA, encoded by the coding sequence ATGAATCGTCTTCGGGTCTACGGGCGAATCGCCCGCGTGCTGTTGGTAGTCGCCCTGGGCTTGAGCATGGCGACCGTATTCGGCCTGTTTGAACGCATGGGGTTTGCCAACTCGATGATCCGGCGCCAGCGCTGGTCACGTTTTTTCATGTCCCGGTTGACCAACGCCCTGCCCTTTCGCGTCAGCGTTCACGGCGAGCTGCCACAACAGCCGATGCTGTGGGTAAGCAACCACGTTTCATGGACGGATATTCCGTTGCTGGGCATGATCACGCCGATGTCGTTCCTGTCCAAGGCTGAAGTGCGTACGTGGCCGGTCGCCGGTTGGCTGGCGGCGAAAGCGGGCAGTTTGTTTATCCGCCGTGGCGCGGGTGACAGCCAATTGATCCGCAAGCAGATGACCCGCCACCTGGAACAACAGCACCCGCTGCTGATGTTCCCCGAAGGCACCACCACCGATGGCCGCACCTTGCGCACCTTTCACGGTCGACTGCTGGCCAGTGCAATTGACGCCGAGGTGTCGTTGCAACCGGTGGCGATTCGTTATTTGCGCGATGGGCAGATTGATCCACTGGCGCCGTTTATTGGCGACGATGATTTGCTCTCGCATTTGATGCGCTTGTTTGGCAATGATCAGGGCGATGTTGAAATTCATCTGCTCAAGCCAATTGCCTGCGCCGGTCAAGAACGCGCGGCGCTGGCGTATCAGGCGCAGCAGGCGGTGCAAAAGGCGTTGTTTGGGCCATTGCCGGAAACACAACAGATGCCTGGTCGGCCGGCGTTCGCAGCCTGA
- a CDS encoding ACP phosphodiesterase: MNYLAHLHLGGQLPAQLLGSLYGDFVKGRLQGQYDPQIESAIQLHRSIDRFTDSHLLVGAALSRFSLTRRRYAGIVLDVFFDHCLARDWAMYADQPLERFTSQVYRVLAAEPQLPGRLAQIAPYMAADDWLGSYRDFAVMEQVLRGISRRLTQPGELGHAMQELQVLYEPLSEDFRLFYPQLQKFAQAQLTVDI, encoded by the coding sequence ATGAATTATCTCGCACATTTGCACCTCGGCGGCCAACTTCCTGCTCAATTGCTGGGTAGCCTCTATGGCGACTTCGTCAAAGGCCGCCTGCAAGGCCAGTACGACCCGCAAATCGAGTCGGCGATTCAGTTGCATCGCTCGATCGACCGCTTTACCGACAGTCATCTGCTGGTCGGGGCGGCGCTGTCACGCTTCAGCCTGACCCGGCGGCGCTATGCGGGGATTGTCCTGGATGTGTTTTTTGACCATTGCCTGGCGCGTGATTGGGCGATGTATGCCGATCAGCCGTTGGAGCGTTTTACCTCGCAGGTCTATCGGGTGTTGGCCGCCGAACCGCAACTGCCCGGAAGGCTGGCGCAGATCGCACCTTATATGGCGGCGGATGATTGGCTGGGGTCGTACCGTGACTTTGCGGTGATGGAACAGGTGTTGCGCGGGATCTCTCGGCGTCTGACACAGCCTGGGGAGCTGGGCCATGCCATGCAGGAGTTACAGGTGTTATATGAACCGCTGAGTGAAGACTTTCGGCTGTTCTACCCCCAGTTGCAGAAGTTTGCACAAGCCCAACTGACCGTTGATATCTGA
- a CDS encoding ArsR/SmtB family transcription factor, producing MSIDLDEIIKALAHPVRRDILNWLKDPKVQFPEQLHNHEYGICAGQIDQRCGLSQSTVSAHLATLQRAGLISSQKAGQWHFFRRNEDVIQAVIQAITEELSPAL from the coding sequence ATGTCCATTGACCTCGACGAAATAATAAAAGCCCTGGCACACCCAGTACGGCGAGACATCCTCAACTGGCTGAAAGATCCGAAAGTGCAGTTCCCCGAACAGCTCCACAACCACGAATACGGTATCTGCGCCGGCCAGATCGACCAGCGCTGCGGGCTGTCGCAGTCCACCGTTTCGGCGCACCTGGCAACGCTGCAACGAGCAGGGTTGATCAGCAGCCAGAAAGCCGGCCAATGGCACTTTTTTCGACGCAATGAAGACGTGATCCAGGCAGTCATCCAAGCCATCACCGAAGAACTCAGCCCTGCGCTGTAA